In Amblyraja radiata isolate CabotCenter1 chromosome 15, sAmbRad1.1.pri, whole genome shotgun sequence, the genomic window AACTGTGATCTAAAACAAACGTCCTTGTTTTTAAATGGTGCCATAGTCTTGATGCATTTCTCCAATAATACAAGCCACAGAGATATCTGCCCTCTTCCAGTTCTGATTTCACACCTCCCTGATTTTAATTGCTCCACGATAGACATCTGTACGTTCAGACTCAAGCTATAGGCTCTGAAATGTCATCCCTAAACCTCCCTGCCTCTTTACCCATTTCACCTTATTCCTTTAAGATCTATTTTTTTCATTTAGCTTGATGTTTAATATTATTCTTTCAGGCTTAGTGTCACATGTTGTTAATATTCACATGAAGTATAATACTATTATATTATACCATTCATATAGCATAATGCGTTCTTATACCACATCAGAGGTGCGACATAACTGGAACTCGTTGCTCTCCTTGTAAAGTAACTTGGGCCTTCACCATTATAAATATACaaagcattcagaaagtattcagaccccttcacttttccacattttgttacgttacagccttattctaaaatggattaaaaaaaatttttttatcatcaatctacacacaacaccccaaaataaaaaagtgaaaacaggtgtttagacatttttgcaaagtaattaaaaataaataactgaaatatcacatttacataagtattcagaccctttactcagtactttgttgaggcacctttggcagtgattacagccccaagttttcttgggtatgacgctacaagcttggcacccgagtatttgggtaatttctcccattcttctctgcagatcctctcaggctctgtcaggttggacggGGAGTGTCgacgcacagctattttcagttccctccatagatgctcgatcgggttcaagtccgggctctggctgggccactcaaggacattcacagacttgtcccgAAGCCACTTCTGCAttatcttggctgtgtgcttagggtcgttgtcctgttggtaggtgaacctccaccccagtctgagggccagaacgctctggaacaggttttcatcaaagatctctctgtactttgctccgttcaactTTCCCTTGATCGTGACTAGTCTCCCaggtcctgccgctgaaaaacatccctacagcatgatgccgccaacaccatgcttcaccgtatgtatggtattggccaggtgatgaacgatgcctggtttcctccagacgtgacgcttggcattcaggccaaagagttcaatcttggtttcatcagactagagaatcttgtttctcatgccttttgacaaacttcaagcgggctgtcatgtgtcttttactgaggagtggcttccgtctggccactctaccataaatgcctgattggtggagtgcagcagatatagttgtccttctagaaggttctcccatccctattgggttcttggtcacctccctgaccaagcccTTTTCCCCCGAAAGCTCAGTTTGGCCggacggccagctctatgaagagtcctggtggttccaaagttcttccatttaagaattacggaggccactgtgctctttgggacctgcaatgttgcagaaattggtttatacccttccccatatCTGTGCTTTGACACAGatgacttggtttttgctctgacatgcactgtcaactgtgggaccttatacagacaggtgtgtgcctttccaaatcatgttcaatcaatttaatttaccactgatggACTCCAACCAAgtcgtagaaacatctcaaggataatcaatggaaacaggatgaaccgaagctcaattttgagtgtcatagcaaagacaatagacaataggtgcaggagtaggccattcggcccttcaagcctgcaccgccattcaatgtgatcatggttgatcacattgaagggtctgaatacttatgtaaatgtaatatttcagttatttctttttaattactttgcaaacatttctaaacacctgttttcgcttcttcattctggggtattgtgtgtagattgatgataaaacaaaagaatttaatccattttaaaataaggctgtaacgtaacagaaTGTGGCaaaagtgaaggggtccgaatactttctgaatgcactatatgTAGTGTTTTCAGTTGATTTGCATACAACATTCACATTCTGACATATACACATGCCATCAATGGACTGTTTACTCCTGTAAGATGACTGTAACCTTTTCCTCTATGTCCACTATTGCCTTCTTCCAATAGCTGTGGAACAGCATCAAGTTAAACATTCCGAAATATTAAGTTAAATACTTGGTGttgttaattattttttaaaatgccATTAAAAAATTTATTTTATTACAATAAGATTCATAAGAAGAAAAGTTAAGCTATGCTACTACAATTTTGCCATAATATTATTCCCCCAAGTTGCTGATTTGCTTCTTGTACCAGTTGAGTAATCAATAATTTATAATAACTAACCTCTTCATGTGAGGTGACATATTTTCCCAATTGTTTTGATTCCTTTGAACATAAACTTCTGTTGCGGCTAATTTCAACATAATGCTCATTGAAACAGTACAATTATATTAAAATCACATACTTTGATTGCATGATATCATATTTCATCATGATTTTTTTCACGTTTCCTGTTAAGAAAACAGCAAGACATTATGTCAGCATTCTCCACGTGAATCAGGCAGAGTTTCAATTGTGATTTAACACCTATCCAAGATTACGGCCTTTTGCATtcggggtaataataataataataaattttatttatgggcgcctttcaagggtctcaaggacactttacaaaaatttagcaagtagaggaaaaacatgtaatcggaatgaaataaatagtagagacatgactagtacacaaattaaagacagaattcaattcaaaacacaatatgaggcaattcaagcacagatgaaaagggagggggacgtggggctaaggataggcagaggtgaagagatgggtcttgaggcgggactggaagatggtgagggacacggaattgcggatcagttgggggagggagttccagagcctgggagctgccctggagaaggctctgtctccaaaactgcggaggttggatttgtggatggagagcagACCGGCTgacgtggatctgagggaccgtgagggttggtagggggagaggaggtcagtgagatatgggggggggcagatggtggagggctttgtaggtgaggaccaggattttgtaggtgatccggtgggagatgggaagccagtgaagttgtttgaggactggagtgatgtgatgccaggatttggtgtgggtgatgagtcgggcggctgcgttctggaaagtcggctgctctggaaggatgatcacatgggatccagcgagagatagtcatagagtgattcagtgtggaaacaggcccttcggcccaacttgcccacaccagccaacatgtcccagctacactagtcgtacctgcctgtgtttggtgcatatccctccaaacctgtcctatccatgtacttggctaactatttcttaaatgttgggatagtctctgcctcaactacttcctgtggcagcttgttccatacacccaccaccatttgtgtgaaaaaaattacccctcagattcctattaaatctttcccgttcatcttaaatctatgtcctctagtcgttgattcacctattctgggtcaaagaatctgtgcatctacccgatctattcctcccatgattttatacacctcaataagatcacccctcatcctcctgcataattgtttagtttagtttagagatatagtgtggaaacaggtctttcttcccactgagtccatgccaactagcgaTTAtctatacactagctctatcctacacactggggacagtttacagaagtcaattaacctacaaacctgaaacaggcacaaagtgctggagtaacttagtgggtcaggtagcatctctagagaaaaaggatgggtgatgtttcaggtcgggatctacAGACAAAATAAAGGGAGGGAACCGGAGGCAAGCGGAGGTAActgcatttggaatgtgggagcatgtggaatatgaaaccagagcacccggggaaaaaacTGCAcgttcacagagagaatgtacaggcagcactcgtagtcaggatcgaatccagttgTCCggcattgtaaagggcctgtcccacttgggcatcatttacgcgacctcatttacgcgtcacgacgccgcGCGGTGCTTGataacgtaggcagtgacgcgtggtcgcgggtgtacaaaatctttgtgcgccatctgcgtgacttgcaaatgacgcccaagtggggcaggccctcaaGGCAGCATCTataccactgcgctactgtgccaaatTAAATtggttattttgttttgttcagcAGTAGCTCAGATGAAAAATAGCTGCAATCAAAGGGAAATGGCCCATACCTGCTCATTTCTCTCATTATTAGTAACCGTGACACTGTTAAATTCTTATGATTAAGTCAAATATAGAATTTTATAATTACAGACTTAATAGTAAATTTTAGCTCTAAAGatcatttcagaatttctagtctgaagaagggtttcggcccgaaacgtcgcctatttccttcgctccatagatgctgctgcacccactgagtttctccagcatttttgtgtaccttctaaataGAAATATTGATTTGGTTGATTAAACCATGGCAGAATAGAAGAAAATGAATTGCGTAGTTCCTGTTCATTATTTGGAGGAAGATTGACTAATTTTAGTTATATTCCTTTTAGTTAATTAGTTATAATTAACGTTAAGTTCATTATCCTTCTCTGTTATTTAAAATTGAAATAATAGTTTATTACTAATTGTTGGTGGTAGTGGGACAGCAAGTAGAGCGGTTTCTTCATAGCTCCAGTAAGCCTTGTTCAATGCTGACCTCGGGTCCTAATTGTGTGATCTCCCTGCAACTGTGTGGATTTCCACTGGATGCACAATTGCTTCCAAACTccaaggttggtaggttaattggctattgtaaatcatccctcatGTGGATGAGCTGTGTGAGAGAAGGATGATGTTGATGCATCAGTGAGAGAGAATACATTACAAGGAAACACATAGCTAAATGGGATTGCTCTGGCATAGACTTTGTGGCCTCCTGCCATGTACAGTTTTGAGAAAATCTGAGAAATACGGAATTATTATGTTAGTGCATGCATTGGATTCATCAAAGTTACAACAGATCCCCATCTATATAAGACAAAGCATTATCACGGTTGGCCAAGTGATTGAAATTATTGGGACACAAATTCCAAATACTGTTTAGATGATCAGTTTCTCCAGACATAGATTCACCAAGTGACGAGAATGCAGATCCACTGTATCCCAAATAGTCATTAAAACATGTACAGAATCATGCATTACTATCTCTACTCAAGATTCACGTGACTTCTGCTCCTTTCTGATATTCTATACGAGTCCAAAACGTGATGAAATAATGAATTTGTTTCTATCTGATTAAATGGCTCTCTACTTTTGAATTGTGTGTTATATTTTCAATCATAGGGACTGGGACGGAAAAAGGTCTCTGCAGAAAAGCAGACCGTTGATCTGCGGGACCCTGGGAAAGCCTCCATGATGAAGAGCAGATTTGGTATTACCATATATCAGACATCTTACCTGGGTAACCAGGATACGGAACATCCTAACTATAGACGTTATCCCAAAATTCCTCGCGAGAGTTCGCAAATGGCACAGTCTCAAAATTCTGCTGATTTAATGTGGTTTGGGAAAAATAATTCCCGATACAGAATTCCGATGGAGGTTTTAGGAATTACTCAACGTTCTCTCCTTTCTACTGACAAAAAGTTTTATCGCACAAGATTCCTTCCAAAATAACTGCTTAAAGATCCCTATTGGTACCTATTTTGATTTTTGTATAGTCTTACATTAATAGAAAATAAATACATTGCCAAAATATGCACAGGTGAAATTATGCATTCTCTGGATATTTTGTCGTCATGCAAACACAGATTTGcattcattcccaatcagtatttCATGTATAGTATAATGTAAATTCCACAATCATTATGTTTCCTGTTGGAAACTCCCACTGTTTTTCCGAGGTGCTTGTTAATTATGCACATGGCATTTCATGTCAATAGGCACATAACCTGTTTCAATAGAGATACAGGAGGACACGTTTTAAGAAGTATTTCCCCCACTAGAAATGTAACTGCACTGTTgtggtggctgcctcgccaacagtctgtctgtcctttcgtctgttttgttattttaagtaggtgttcaaaagtatgttttagtgttccttggtttgttttatgtgggggggggggactttttttcaaactcttacctcgacggagatgcgatttttttttcgtatatcgtatctctgtccccactgcggcctaacatcatggagttggcggcttttcctggagaccgacccagCGCTCCAAACCACGGGAGTCTGTGGgattttaacatcgcggagcttgcgatccctttgccgtggatcgaagctccaaccgtggggcctgtggactttaacatcatgaagcccgcggtctctagTAAGAAGAGACggattcgggagctccatgccgcggagagaatttcaactgccccgacgcaggagtttcgatcaccccaactTCGATCGTCGACtgtgggggctttgatcgccccgaccgcgggagaacaaagaggaagaagatggaactttattgccttccatcacagtgaggaatgtggaatccactgtgatggatgtttatgttaacttttatgtgattgtgagtcttgttgcttttcacttagtatggctgtatggtaactcaaatttcactgtaccttaactggtacatctgACATTAAACTGACAttgaaaccttgaaccttgagCTTAATAAAATAGTAATCTTGAAAGAGGTAGTTGAGAAGTGAGgtttaaactgaccttgaaaccttgaaatattCTAACCCATTGAAACAGACTTCTTATCAGAGATACCCTGTACTATTAAAGTGAAAGTGTAAAGTATTGTGTTATTGAAATTTTCTTTTTCTACCTGCAATGTTATTCAGAATTATGACATACCATTGGAAATTATATCAAACTGCTGAAGCAGATACTGTACGGGAGATGATGAGAGCTAAGTCCTATTTGCTTTCACCAGAAAGGGAGGAAAAGAGCAAAACCTGGAATTGGATCAAAGGGGGAGCTGTAATCACCGTTGTTTGTGATTATAGCTCTGTCTTAATGGGAGGAGTTTTGCTTTAGAAGTAGGGCCTGTCAGCTATGAGGTGACTTGTCAGGGACTGCAATTCCATCAGATAGCACAAGGTATATATCATCAATTCATCAGTGGATTAAGCCCTCTTAAGATAGAGAAATAGAAAGTAAGGAAATGATATCATAGTGTCAGCTGTGACATGAAGGTTATTG contains:
- the tex36 gene encoding testis-expressed protein 36, which codes for MPKGRHCNPCTRNDGQWFPHLDVQEPTFTAVLKSTKGKCIAMQENRFSPIQLNDRLPLLFKVREKYLLQGNFPFSAHDNKYSLRHTGDHLDLGLGRKKVSAEKQTVDLRDPGKASMMKSRFGITIYQTSYLGNQDTEHPNYRRYPKIPRESSQMAQSQNSADLMWFGKNNSRYRIPMEVLGITQRSLLSTDKKFYRTRFLPK